In the genome of Bacillus sp. S3, one region contains:
- a CDS encoding DUF6241 domain-containing protein: MKKYFKNLSWTQRTIMTLAIILLGTYYYFSTGSLPFQKETVTVNVEKTKDGETVVMVEDTNMAKVEKDFPLDMPEEEVMAAIHQMSHQKVKAAKKWGALPLTPNRVKRLIEVVSDNRAKYEHASVYLDILTRWSKSDFSQVDHDHNAVWKLQGGTVGAAKGIASVKEEQQFIDEHFKVKQ, encoded by the coding sequence ATGAAAAAATATTTTAAAAATCTTTCCTGGACACAACGCACAATTATGACTCTTGCTATCATCCTATTAGGAACCTATTATTATTTTTCGACAGGCTCGCTGCCTTTTCAAAAAGAAACAGTCACCGTGAACGTCGAAAAAACAAAAGATGGCGAAACGGTCGTGATGGTGGAAGACACTAACATGGCGAAAGTAGAAAAAGATTTTCCGCTAGATATGCCAGAAGAAGAGGTCATGGCGGCTATTCATCAAATGTCACATCAAAAAGTAAAAGCAGCTAAAAAGTGGGGGGCGCTCCCGCTTACACCTAATCGCGTGAAACGGTTAATAGAAGTAGTATCTGATAATCGCGCGAAATATGAGCATGCTTCTGTCTACTTAGACATTTTAACGCGCTGGTCCAAAAGTGATTTTTCCCAAGTCGACCATGACCATAACGCAGTATGGAAACTTCAAGGCGGCACGGTTGGGGCTGCAAAGGGTATTGCATCTGTTAAAGAAGAACAACAATTTATTGATGAGCATTTTAAAGTAAAACAATAA
- a CDS encoding alpha/beta hydrolase: MKVSVPKPFTFEGGKRAVLLLHGFTGNSADVRMLGRFLEKKGYTCHAPHYKGHGVPPEELVHTGPDDWWQDVINGYNFLKNKGHEEIAVAGLSLGGVFSLKIGYTVPIKAIVPMCAPMHIKSEEVMYQGILEYARQYKRYEGKTDEQIEMEMNEFKKTPMKTLKALQQLIADVRENVDMIYAPTFVVQARHDNMINTESANIIYENIESVKKEIKWYEESGHVITLDKERDQLHEDVYSFLEKLDWHD; encoded by the coding sequence ATGAAAGTCTCTGTACCAAAGCCATTTACTTTTGAAGGCGGCAAGAGAGCCGTACTCCTGCTTCACGGATTCACCGGGAATTCAGCAGACGTCCGGATGCTCGGACGCTTCCTTGAAAAGAAAGGCTACACCTGCCATGCCCCCCACTACAAAGGACACGGAGTACCCCCTGAGGAGCTTGTCCACACAGGTCCGGATGACTGGTGGCAGGATGTCATAAATGGATACAATTTTTTAAAAAATAAAGGCCACGAAGAAATTGCTGTAGCCGGACTGTCCCTTGGCGGTGTTTTTTCCCTGAAAATAGGATACACTGTACCTATAAAAGCGATTGTGCCAATGTGCGCACCGATGCATATTAAAAGTGAAGAAGTGATGTACCAGGGAATTTTAGAATATGCCCGTCAATATAAAAGATATGAAGGAAAAACTGACGAGCAAATCGAAATGGAAATGAATGAGTTTAAAAAAACACCAATGAAAACGTTAAAAGCACTGCAGCAATTAATCGCCGACGTCCGGGAAAATGTCGATATGATCTATGCACCGACATTTGTCGTTCAGGCTCGCCACGACAACATGATTAATACGGAAAGTGCCAACATTATTTATGAGAATATCGAGTCAGTCAAAAAGGAAATCAAATGGTATGAAGAGTCCGGTCACGTCATCACACTAGATAAAGAACGTGATCAGCTTCATGAAGACGTTTATAGCTTTTTAGAAAAATTAGACTGGCACGATTAA
- the eno gene encoding phosphopyruvate hydratase, which produces MPFIADVYAREVLDSRGNPTVEVEVFTESGAFGRALVPSGASTGEYEAVELRDGDKDRYLGKGVLKAVDNVNEIIAPMLVGEEFSVLDQVAVDHALIELDGTDNKGKLGANAILGVSMAVAHAAANYLDIPLYQYLGGFNSKQLPVPMMNIVNGGEHADNNVDIQEFMIMPVGAPNFKEALRMGAEIFHTLKSVLKGKGLNTAVGDEGGFAPNLGSNEEALQTIVEAIEKAGYKPGEEVMLAMDAASSEFYNKEDGKYHLAGEGVVKTSAEMVDWYEELANKYPIISIEDGLDENDWEGHKLLTERLGKKVQLVGDDLFVTNTKKLAEGIEKGIGNSILIKVNQIGTLTETFDAIEMAKRAGYTAVISHRSGETEDNTIADIAVATNAGQIKTGAPSRTDRVAKYNQLLRIEDQLGETSQYNGLKSFYNLSK; this is translated from the coding sequence ATGCCATTTATTGCAGACGTATATGCACGTGAAGTGTTAGATTCCCGCGGTAACCCTACTGTTGAGGTTGAAGTTTTTACAGAATCAGGCGCCTTCGGACGCGCATTAGTACCAAGCGGTGCTTCAACTGGTGAATATGAAGCAGTTGAGCTTCGTGACGGTGACAAAGACCGTTACCTAGGAAAAGGTGTATTAAAAGCAGTTGACAACGTTAACGAAATCATCGCTCCAATGCTTGTAGGCGAAGAATTCAGCGTACTTGACCAAGTGGCTGTTGACCACGCGTTAATCGAACTTGACGGAACGGATAACAAAGGCAAACTAGGCGCTAACGCGATCCTTGGTGTATCTATGGCAGTTGCACATGCTGCAGCAAACTATTTAGATATTCCTTTATACCAATATCTTGGCGGCTTCAACTCTAAGCAGCTTCCAGTGCCAATGATGAACATCGTAAACGGCGGCGAGCATGCTGATAACAACGTGGATATCCAAGAATTCATGATCATGCCTGTAGGTGCGCCAAACTTTAAAGAAGCGCTTCGCATGGGTGCGGAAATTTTCCATACCTTAAAATCAGTTCTAAAAGGCAAAGGCCTTAACACAGCTGTTGGTGACGAAGGCGGCTTTGCACCAAACTTAGGTTCAAACGAAGAAGCCCTTCAAACGATTGTCGAAGCAATCGAAAAAGCCGGCTACAAGCCTGGTGAAGAAGTTATGCTTGCAATGGATGCTGCATCTTCAGAGTTCTATAACAAAGAAGACGGAAAATATCATCTTGCCGGCGAAGGCGTTGTAAAAACGTCTGCAGAAATGGTTGACTGGTACGAAGAACTAGCAAACAAATACCCAATCATCTCTATTGAAGACGGCCTAGACGAAAACGACTGGGAAGGCCACAAGCTGTTAACCGAGCGTCTTGGCAAGAAAGTTCAATTAGTGGGTGACGATTTATTTGTTACAAACACGAAGAAGCTTGCTGAAGGTATCGAAAAAGGAATCGGCAACTCGATCTTAATCAAAGTAAACCAAATCGGTACACTTACAGAAACATTTGATGCCATTGAAATGGCAAAACGTGCTGGCTACACTGCAGTTATTTCCCACCGTTCTGGTGAAACAGAAGATAACACAATCGCTGATATCGCTGTTGCAACAAACGCTGGTCAAATCAAAACAGGTGCACCATCACGTACAGACCGCGTAGCGAAATACAACCAATTGCTTCGTATCGAAGACCAATTAGGTGAAACATCTCAATACAATGGTCTTAAATCATTCTACAACTTGAGCAAATAA
- a CDS encoding haloacid dehalogenase-like hydrolase: MKRLLDCTASDFEKMTGRELKQSILASEGRTIVAEVIGAVTPYYPAVTNAEMAAAFGADLILLNFFDVFSPSMAGLPEVEPDTIVHTLKKLVGRPIGLNLEPVDVDADRVEALIELPEGRLATEKSLRKAKELGFDFVCLTGNPKTGVSNAEITKAIQVARTVFGEDGLIIAGKMHSAGVAGEVGGSLMSTETLHGFIEAGADIILIPSPGTVPGFTVEKTAKLVDIVHEKGALAILTTGTSQEGSDEATIKQIALNSKMAGADLFHIGDAGASGMSIPENITAYSIVVRGKRHTYVRMASSVLR, translated from the coding sequence ATGAAGCGTTTGTTAGATTGTACGGCATCTGATTTTGAAAAAATGACCGGGCGTGAACTGAAACAATCCATCCTCGCTTCTGAAGGGAGAACAATCGTTGCAGAGGTGATCGGTGCTGTGACGCCCTATTATCCAGCCGTCACCAATGCTGAAATGGCTGCAGCCTTTGGCGCCGACCTGATCCTGCTAAACTTCTTCGATGTGTTTAGCCCAAGTATGGCAGGACTTCCCGAAGTGGAGCCTGATACCATTGTTCACACGTTGAAAAAGCTTGTCGGACGGCCGATTGGTCTTAATTTGGAGCCGGTTGATGTAGATGCTGACCGTGTGGAGGCACTGATTGAATTGCCGGAGGGAAGGCTGGCAACGGAAAAGTCATTGAGGAAGGCGAAGGAACTAGGCTTTGATTTTGTCTGCCTAACAGGAAATCCGAAAACTGGTGTTTCGAATGCTGAAATCACGAAAGCGATCCAAGTCGCTCGAACGGTATTCGGGGAAGACGGCTTGATTATTGCTGGAAAAATGCATAGCGCTGGTGTCGCCGGTGAGGTCGGAGGCAGTCTAATGTCAACGGAAACGCTGCACGGTTTTATTGAAGCAGGCGCAGACATCATCCTCATCCCATCACCTGGAACCGTGCCAGGTTTTACCGTCGAGAAAACGGCGAAGTTAGTAGACATCGTTCATGAAAAAGGAGCACTGGCCATTTTAACAACAGGCACAAGCCAGGAAGGATCCGACGAAGCAACAATTAAACAAATCGCCTTAAACAGCAAAATGGCCGGCGCGGATTTATTCCATATTGGCGATGCCGGTGCATCAGGAATGTCGATTCCTGAAAATATTACCGCCTACTCGATTGTCGTAAGAGGGAAAAGGCATACATATGTGAGAATGGCCTCGTCCGTTTTAAGATAA
- the secG gene encoding preprotein translocase subunit SecG yields MHAFVVTLLVIVSIGLIAVVLLQSGKSAGLSGAISGGAESLFGKQKARGIDLILHRITIVLSVLFFILALAVTYFKI; encoded by the coding sequence ATGCATGCATTTGTCGTTACACTATTAGTTATCGTAAGTATTGGTCTTATTGCCGTTGTATTACTTCAATCTGGAAAGAGCGCAGGTTTATCCGGTGCCATTTCAGGTGGTGCTGAATCCTTATTTGGTAAACAAAAAGCGCGAGGAATCGACCTGATTCTACATCGTATTACGATTGTTCTATCAGTATTATTCTTCATCCTTGCTCTTGCAGTAACTTACTTTAAAATCTAA